A region of bacterium DNA encodes the following proteins:
- a CDS encoding ABC transporter ATP-binding protein: protein MPHSAIRIEHLVREFGSVKAVDDLSLDIGPGSVFGFLGPNGSGKTTTIRMLLGLVVPTTGTAIVLGHDIRNEAHLIRQHCGVLCEHSGLYERLSAEDNLQFYGRVWHLNAAGRAARICELLTAAGLWERRHERVGTWSRGMRQKLAIARAVLHRPRVVILDEPTAGLDPQASTELRAALLAMVASEGTTVFINTHNLAEAEKLCTLVGVIRQGKLLAVGSPDELRRRRTIPCLEIRGRGLDSGRLLQEMRTNSAVISAVCEGNALFIELGDAAAVPSLVSLAVGMGAEIEEVRKPDRSLEDAYLAVMEENQ from the coding sequence GTGCCGCATAGCGCCATCCGGATAGAGCATCTGGTTCGCGAATTCGGATCCGTCAAGGCTGTGGACGACCTCAGCCTGGACATCGGTCCTGGCTCCGTGTTCGGCTTTCTCGGCCCGAACGGATCCGGCAAGACGACAACGATCAGGATGCTGCTGGGCCTGGTGGTGCCGACCACGGGGACGGCAATCGTCCTCGGTCATGACATCCGAAACGAAGCGCACCTCATCCGGCAGCACTGCGGCGTGCTGTGCGAGCACTCGGGACTCTATGAGCGGCTGAGCGCCGAGGACAATCTGCAGTTCTATGGGCGCGTCTGGCACTTGAACGCTGCTGGCCGCGCCGCACGCATCTGCGAATTGCTAACCGCAGCCGGGCTATGGGAACGACGCCATGAGCGCGTGGGAACCTGGAGCCGCGGGATGCGACAGAAGTTGGCGATCGCCCGGGCGGTCCTCCATCGGCCGCGGGTAGTGATCCTCGACGAGCCGACGGCGGGACTGGATCCACAGGCTTCGACGGAACTCAGGGCGGCGCTGCTGGCCATGGTTGCCAGCGAAGGCACCACGGTGTTCATCAATACGCACAATCTCGCCGAGGCGGAGAAGCTGTGCACCTTGGTAGGCGTCATCCGGCAAGGGAAGCTGCTTGCCGTCGGCAGCCCGGATGAACTGCGTCGGCGTCGCACAATTCCCTGCCTCGAGATCCGCGGACGAGGCCTGGATTCCGGGCGGTTGCTGCAGGAGATGCGAACAAACAGCGCGGTCATCTCCGCGGTCTGCGAGGGCAACGCGCTCTTCATCGAACTCGGCGATGCGGCCGCCGTGCCGTCCCTGGTCAGCCTGGCCGTGGGGATGGGCGCGGAGATCGAGGAAGTCAGGAAGCCGGACCGCAGCCTGGAGGATGCCTATCTGGCGGTCATGGAGGAGAATCAATGA
- a CDS encoding T9SS type A sorting domain-containing protein has product MIRFIFSAIIVLQGLSLGSAEPATADSVMPEIDGVLGLSAVADSTALAFWVPLAEGEALTGFSWYNNDSAAAFPQVLATSGDPGSRPSIRDAVVVSSDVAGNDSAWSHVEFSEPVASGTSGLYVFLQLPASSSCVSLGRNGGAGIGYCAGIGRPSAWIVTSEESWDALSGSCQLAIVGDISADKSRAGTAGERKAGTILAPAEPTTSTSAAAITLAAHPNPANPGTEIVFTLPGPGIVDLSLYDLRGAQIRTLIHGIAGPGQHGATWNGRDDRGNPVPSGVYLAKLTTANGSLTSRITLVQ; this is encoded by the coding sequence ATGATCAGATTCATCTTTTCGGCGATAATCGTACTCCAGGGCCTGTCTCTCGGCTCCGCGGAGCCCGCAACGGCCGACAGCGTCATGCCGGAGATCGATGGCGTGCTCGGGCTGAGTGCGGTCGCAGATTCGACGGCACTGGCATTCTGGGTGCCTTTGGCTGAAGGGGAAGCGCTGACGGGATTCAGCTGGTACAACAACGACAGCGCTGCGGCATTTCCGCAGGTGCTCGCGACCAGCGGGGATCCTGGGTCTCGTCCGTCGATTCGGGATGCGGTCGTTGTCAGCTCGGATGTCGCCGGCAACGACTCCGCGTGGAGCCATGTCGAATTCTCCGAACCCGTTGCATCTGGAACCTCCGGGCTTTATGTCTTCCTACAGTTGCCGGCCTCCAGCTCATGTGTGAGCCTGGGGCGAAATGGAGGGGCCGGAATCGGATACTGCGCGGGTATAGGTCGGCCAAGCGCTTGGATCGTGACAAGCGAAGAATCCTGGGACGCACTATCGGGCAGCTGCCAGCTGGCAATTGTCGGGGACATCAGCGCCGACAAGAGTCGAGCGGGGACGGCAGGCGAGCGAAAGGCGGGGACCATTCTGGCGCCCGCAGAGCCCACGACGTCTACAAGCGCCGCGGCAATCACACTGGCGGCGCATCCTAATCCGGCGAATCCCGGAACCGAGATAGTGTTCACGCTCCCGGGGCCCGGAATCGTAGATCTGTCGCTATATGATTTGCGCGGCGCCCAGATACGGACGCTGATCCATGGCATCGCTGGACCAGGCCAGCACGGCGCAACATGGAACGGACGGGACGACCGCGGCAATCCCGTACCAAGCGGCGTGTATCTGGCGAAGCTGACGACCGCGAACGGTTCACTGACGTCGCGAATCACACTGGTCCAGTGA
- a CDS encoding CRTAC1 family protein encodes MNCRRLFPRPSCFFLVCMVAMSAGFSRAQDLICHAQPDTIDALLELNRQAPYEDGAVLPALQLALHVLHESDGSGGYGQSAIDSLLAGLSADFASVGILFVPLARSDINNSQLFHSAIDSAGTLFTTYSDSTRIDIFLAESSGAIEGTTAGVPSTALVLTGAACGTSALSHFMSHCLGLYDTDETTFGVELESGANSEVAGDLVTDTPKVAPATNIMKEPDVGSWAGFTAEQGRRMSTAALALPELRLASYTSGVVYRDGSESTGLEDTYEGVPHNSMAADLNSDGALDLVLAADRSAFIAADYDATTGVPLFDDLTFAVFPSGVSASVRDAAGVIVADYDNDGGLDIYLPGANGHRLLHNNGSGVFADSTIASGINSSTSSENQTISGSWGDYDADGRIDLLVLVESATLEGCASTRLLRNTNGITFTEVTAAGISGSGCVSALWADFNSDHWMDLVLVQAGPDGEGQGDPYHGGLSRYFINDGDGTFTDATADGLDGENDHWTYVNCAAAIADVEPDGDLDIVYANNNESGYFKCVPLSGVAPITFGWSGGFVINNTRDPLDLDVCDYNLDGHPDYVFVDPDQYAYTMLNIDPEGGTQPLQFTSEVHEWYRVSDGGTAEYRNTGPAVVADFNRDGAVDVYMSRICTDGQFFHYYPVDENDPAHPLGNWIGISLRCFDAEKSNRFGIGATVKVSHGTDVQAQVVDGGSGKAGQGALDLVYGLGDHQGEVDVTVIWPDGETTQAYTGLETGLYHTLGQYKIPQSSLGFTKSYDPYLAMYTWEFTWTTELLTEEAGDEVTVTPASGHPECGSNSFVLNSGNSEIEITYDATNKNYRHTLSWDGGTCTDSCQYSFMAESALYGIATQSASPKSFKTSSCVQIR; translated from the coding sequence ATGAACTGCCGCCGTTTGTTTCCCCGGCCATCTTGTTTCTTTCTGGTCTGCATGGTCGCCATGAGTGCCGGGTTCTCGCGAGCCCAGGACCTCATCTGCCATGCGCAGCCTGATACGATCGATGCGCTTTTGGAGCTGAATCGCCAGGCGCCCTACGAAGACGGCGCGGTCCTTCCCGCCCTGCAACTGGCCCTGCATGTGCTGCACGAAAGCGATGGATCGGGTGGTTACGGCCAGTCCGCCATCGATTCCCTACTGGCTGGTCTGAGTGCCGATTTCGCGTCGGTGGGGATCTTGTTCGTGCCCTTGGCAAGAAGCGACATCAACAACAGCCAGTTGTTCCATAGCGCGATCGATAGTGCGGGCACGCTTTTCACGACGTACTCGGACTCGACGCGCATAGACATATTCCTAGCCGAATCCAGTGGGGCGATTGAAGGCACGACGGCAGGCGTTCCGAGCACCGCTCTCGTGTTGACCGGTGCGGCGTGCGGAACGTCGGCGTTGAGCCACTTCATGAGTCACTGTCTCGGGCTCTACGATACCGACGAAACGACCTTTGGTGTGGAGCTCGAAAGCGGGGCAAACAGTGAGGTGGCGGGCGACCTTGTTACGGATACGCCGAAGGTCGCGCCAGCCACGAATATCATGAAAGAGCCGGATGTCGGCAGTTGGGCAGGGTTCACTGCTGAGCAGGGTCGGCGCATGAGCACTGCGGCGCTGGCGCTGCCAGAATTGCGACTGGCATCCTACACGTCGGGCGTCGTGTATCGAGACGGGTCGGAGTCCACCGGCTTGGAGGACACATATGAGGGCGTACCGCACAACTCAATGGCGGCAGATTTGAATAGTGACGGCGCGCTTGATTTGGTCTTGGCGGCAGATCGGTCAGCCTTCATTGCCGCAGACTACGACGCGACAACCGGGGTACCTCTCTTCGACGACCTCACCTTTGCTGTGTTTCCATCAGGTGTCAGTGCGAGTGTTCGTGACGCAGCAGGTGTGATCGTTGCGGACTACGACAATGATGGAGGGTTGGATATATATCTGCCCGGCGCCAATGGGCACCGGCTCCTTCACAACAACGGCTCCGGAGTGTTTGCGGACTCTACCATCGCTTCGGGGATCAATAGTTCCACCTCCTCCGAAAACCAGACGATCTCTGGCTCTTGGGGCGACTACGACGCCGACGGCCGGATCGACTTGCTTGTATTGGTAGAGAGTGCGACCCTCGAGGGTTGTGCTTCAACGCGACTGCTCCGGAACACGAACGGGATCACTTTCACTGAGGTAACCGCGGCCGGAATCTCGGGTTCCGGGTGTGTCTCCGCACTATGGGCCGACTTCAACTCGGACCACTGGATGGATCTCGTCCTTGTGCAGGCCGGACCGGACGGAGAAGGGCAAGGAGATCCCTATCATGGCGGCTTGTCGCGCTACTTCATCAATGATGGAGACGGCACGTTCACCGACGCTACCGCTGATGGCCTGGATGGAGAGAACGACCACTGGACCTACGTGAACTGTGCGGCCGCCATCGCCGATGTTGAACCAGACGGCGACCTTGACATCGTGTACGCGAACAACAACGAGTCCGGCTATTTCAAGTGCGTGCCGCTGTCGGGCGTGGCGCCCATCACTTTCGGATGGTCGGGAGGGTTCGTGATCAACAATACACGAGATCCGCTCGACCTGGATGTCTGCGACTACAACCTCGACGGCCATCCCGACTATGTGTTTGTTGACCCGGACCAGTACGCCTACACGATGCTGAACATCGACCCGGAGGGGGGTACCCAGCCGTTGCAGTTCACCAGCGAAGTACACGAATGGTATCGAGTCAGCGACGGGGGAACCGCGGAGTATCGCAATACGGGCCCGGCGGTGGTGGCGGATTTCAACAGGGACGGCGCGGTCGATGTCTACATGAGTCGCATATGCACCGACGGTCAGTTCTTTCACTACTACCCAGTGGACGAGAACGATCCGGCCCACCCGCTCGGAAACTGGATCGGCATCAGTTTGCGCTGTTTCGATGCTGAGAAGAGCAATCGATTCGGAATCGGCGCGACGGTGAAGGTCAGCCACGGGACAGACGTTCAGGCGCAAGTGGTCGACGGCGGCAGCGGCAAGGCGGGGCAAGGCGCGTTGGATCTGGTGTACGGACTCGGCGATCACCAAGGCGAGGTGGACGTGACGGTCATCTGGCCGGACGGTGAGACCACGCAGGCCTACACCGGCCTCGAGACGGGCCTATATCACACATTGGGACAATACAAGATTCCGCAGAGCAGCCTCGGCTTCACCAAGAGCTACGACCCTTACCTTGCGATGTACACGTGGGAGTTCACCTGGACCACGGAACTTCTCACGGAGGAGGCGGGAGACGAAGTGACTGTCACGCCCGCTTCGGGACATCCCGAGTGCGGATCCAATTCGTTCGTGCTGAACTCCGGCAACTCTGAGATCGAAATCACCTACGACGCCACCAATAAGAACTACCGACACACGCTCTCCTGGGACGGCGGCACCTGCACCGACAGCTGCCAGTACTCATTCATGGCCGAGAGCGCGCTGTATGGCATCGCAACACAGAGCGCGTCGCCGAAGAGCTTCAAGACGAGTTCCTGTGTTCAGATTCGATAG
- a CDS encoding serpin family protein — MNRRHVAMFLLLAPLAAGGSRAAGESSFDPAAATNAFGVDLYRQLRAEGSNLFFSPASIAGALSMTSIGARGVTADEMDRVLHLSGDDAGVAAAFGDLMTTLTAANDHATLNVANRLYGQHDFGFSPAFLALLDQHYKAGLEQVDFRANPDAVRRDINTWVEEQTAQKIRNLLAPGALHAGTRLVLVNAIHFLGTWQQPFAVDATTDGPFHRERGGDVTLPFMHVTGRFGYAEDGEVQILALPYKGGALEMVLILPAEGTSLSSVEAGLDADKFAGWLAAPAPARVAVGLPRLHLETAFDLAGTLAALGMPTAFTAAADFSGLTTTGAPLNIDKVVHKAYLDVDEKGTEAAAATAVTMEVTSARPVEQLKVFTADRPFILAIRHQASGAVLFLGRVADPS; from the coding sequence ATGAATCGGCGACACGTGGCCATGTTCCTGCTGCTCGCGCCCCTGGCTGCCGGCGGCAGCCGCGCCGCCGGTGAAAGCAGCTTCGACCCGGCCGCCGCGACCAACGCCTTCGGCGTTGACCTGTACCGGCAGCTGCGCGCCGAAGGCAGCAACCTGTTCTTCTCGCCGGCCAGCATCGCCGGCGCCCTGTCGATGACCAGTATCGGCGCCCGCGGCGTCACCGCCGACGAGATGGATCGCGTGCTGCACCTGTCGGGCGATGATGCAGGAGTGGCCGCCGCCTTTGGCGATCTCATGACGACGCTCACCGCCGCGAACGACCACGCGACCCTGAACGTGGCCAACCGCCTGTACGGTCAGCACGACTTCGGCTTCTCGCCCGCGTTCCTCGCCCTGCTCGATCAACACTACAAGGCCGGGCTCGAACAGGTCGACTTCCGCGCCAATCCCGACGCCGTCCGCCGCGACATCAACACGTGGGTCGAAGAGCAGACGGCACAGAAGATCCGCAACCTGCTGGCCCCTGGCGCGCTCCATGCCGGCACCCGCCTGGTGTTGGTCAACGCCATCCACTTCCTGGGCACCTGGCAGCAGCCGTTCGCCGTCGATGCCACCACCGACGGTCCGTTCCATCGCGAACGCGGCGGCGACGTGACGCTGCCGTTCATGCACGTGACCGGCCGCTTCGGCTATGCCGAGGACGGCGAGGTCCAGATCCTGGCCCTGCCCTACAAGGGCGGCGCCCTGGAGATGGTCCTGATCCTGCCGGCCGAAGGTACTTCTTTGTCTTCGGTCGAAGCCGGCCTCGACGCCGACAAGTTCGCCGGCTGGCTGGCCGCGCCGGCGCCGGCGCGCGTCGCCGTCGGTCTGCCACGCCTGCATCTCGAGACGGCGTTCGACCTGGCCGGGACGCTGGCGGCGCTGGGGATGCCGACGGCCTTCACCGCCGCCGCCGATTTCTCCGGCCTGACGACGACCGGCGCACCCCTGAACATCGACAAGGTGGTGCACAAGGCCTATCTGGATGTCGACGAGAAGGGCACCGAAGCCGCGGCCGCGACAGCGGTGACGATGGAGGTCACCTCGGCCCGCCCGGTGGAGCAGCTGAAGGTGTTCACGGCGGACCGGCCGTTCATCCTGGCGATCAGGCATCAGGCCAGTGGGGCGGTGTTGTTCCTGGGGCGGGTGGCGGATCCTTCATAG
- a CDS encoding nuclear transport factor 2 family protein: MKTFVILATVLALAGAAPSARADDAALTARVNAFVDEWHADAAHARPAFFDKIAADGIYIGTDRTERWTRDAFKAWAARFFERESAWTLVPRERHVRGSADGAMIWFDEQLDSSMGVLQATGVMRVAGERLEIVHYQLSIAVPNGVQPRVTELIAGAAEK; the protein is encoded by the coding sequence ATGAAGACGTTCGTGATCCTGGCCACTGTCCTCGCGCTGGCAGGCGCGGCACCGTCGGCCCGCGCTGACGACGCCGCGCTGACCGCGCGCGTGAACGCCTTCGTCGACGAGTGGCATGCCGACGCCGCGCACGCGCGGCCCGCCTTCTTCGACAAGATCGCCGCCGACGGCATCTACATCGGCACCGACCGCACCGAGCGCTGGACCCGCGACGCCTTCAAGGCCTGGGCGGCGCGCTTCTTCGAGCGCGAGAGCGCCTGGACGCTGGTGCCGCGCGAGCGCCACGTTCGCGGGTCGGCAGACGGCGCGATGATCTGGTTCGACGAGCAGCTCGATTCGTCGATGGGCGTGCTGCAGGCCACGGGCGTGATGCGTGTCGCGGGCGAGCGCCTCGAGATCGTGCACTACCAGCTGTCGATCGCGGTGCCGAACGGGGTGCAACCTCGGGTGACGGAGCTCATTGCGGGGGCGGCAGAGAAGTAG
- a CDS encoding SRPBCC family protein → MPGNTIRLHRVLRAPAERVYRAFLDPDAMVKWLPPHGFTGKVHHLDATVGGTYKMSFTNFSTGSSHSFGGKYLELEPGRRIRHTDAFDDPNLPGGMVVTVDLKQVSCGTEVSIVQEGIPEMIPTEACYLGWHESLTLLTQLVEPEIPDQG, encoded by the coding sequence ATGCCCGGCAACACCATCCGACTGCACCGCGTGCTGCGCGCCCCGGCCGAGCGCGTGTACCGCGCGTTCCTCGATCCCGACGCGATGGTCAAGTGGCTGCCCCCGCACGGATTCACCGGCAAGGTGCACCACCTCGACGCCACCGTCGGCGGCACCTACAAGATGTCGTTCACGAACTTCAGCACCGGCAGCTCGCATTCGTTCGGGGGCAAGTACCTGGAACTGGAGCCGGGCCGGCGCATCCGCCACACCGACGCCTTCGACGACCCGAACCTGCCCGGCGGCATGGTCGTGACCGTGGACCTCAAGCAGGTCTCGTGCGGCACCGAGGTGTCGATCGTGCAGGAAGGAATCCCCGAGATGATCCCCACCGAGGCGTGCTACCTTGGCTGGCATGAGTCGCTCACGCTGCTGACACAGCTGGTCGAGCCGGAGATTCCGGATCAGGGCTGA
- a CDS encoding ABC transporter ATP-binding protein, with product MITLDNLTRRFGATTAVDALTATIPAGAITALLGPNGAGKTTTLNLLTTLLEPSDGTATVAGCDLRTDGAGVRRAIGYVPEHGTVYEGLTADEYLELAGRIRGLTSAEITARATPLLERFEVAEARGNRLGTFSKGMRRKVLVTAALLHRPPVLLLDEPMDGLDVRSQKTLADLLLELAAGGACIVYSSHILQQVEEVVSRVLLVHQGRLRWDGSLGDLRATHEGAGLRDIFLELTGGGAEA from the coding sequence GTGATCACCCTCGACAACCTCACCCGCCGCTTCGGCGCCACCACCGCCGTCGATGCGCTCACCGCGACCATCCCCGCCGGCGCCATCACCGCGCTGCTGGGCCCCAACGGCGCGGGCAAGACCACCACGCTGAACCTGCTGACCACGCTGCTCGAGCCCAGCGACGGCACCGCGACCGTGGCCGGGTGCGACCTGCGTACCGATGGCGCCGGTGTGCGGCGCGCGATCGGCTATGTGCCCGAGCACGGGACCGTGTACGAGGGCCTGACGGCCGACGAGTATCTCGAACTGGCCGGGCGCATCCGCGGGCTCACGTCAGCAGAGATCACCGCGCGCGCGACACCGCTGCTCGAACGGTTCGAGGTGGCCGAGGCGCGCGGCAACCGCCTCGGCACCTTCAGCAAGGGGATGCGGCGCAAGGTGCTGGTGACCGCGGCGCTGCTGCACCGGCCACCGGTGCTGCTGCTCGACGAGCCGATGGACGGGCTCGACGTGCGCAGCCAGAAGACGCTGGCCGACCTGCTGCTCGAACTGGCGGCGGGCGGCGCCTGCATCGTCTATTCGAGTCACATCCTGCAGCAGGTCGAGGAAGTGGTGTCGCGCGTGCTGCTCGTGCACCAGGGGCGGCTGCGCTGGGACGGATCGCTGGGCGACCTGCGCGCCACGCACGAAGGCGCCGGGCTGCGCGACATCTTCCTGGAGTTGACCGGCGGCGGGGCGGAAGCGTGA
- a CDS encoding carboxypeptidase regulatory-like domain-containing protein: MRRLLLLAAAGWLLAAPAPALADGLKGQVRDLDSKSELIGADVVLLGSDHRTATDIKGRFEFPDLLPGTYELRATYTGYNPRTITNVRVVPGPAAEIMVELEGTRAYETDEMVVSGTRVLSTDSALMLSRQQAGVIGDAISAAQISRSPDGNSGDALKRVPGLTVNDGKYVFVRGIGDRYNVTEVNGVQMSGTNVDRDRKSFNFDMVPANLLSNITVIKQATPDLPGDFSGGLVRISTLEFPEGPTTAAGYTIGAISGATGSTLQYDAIRGDTDWLGIDDGGRDFPDALRDSTVTYQNLSLRNPYLARALPNRWTTEGRPAPPRMSFNLSHGNKVRLLGVDVGFMGAASYGDKADIEDENEVRIGGNSIIAGGTTHHTQTTLGGLANIFLRWGRQRIGFTNLYNRTTDSQITFMSGKDQKTFEWRTMSWHERYQFVDKIDGSHHLPGPGGGFELDWQVSYGESHATEPDRRYLAYNLDFEPKAMDENMRTWTWLDETRRGHGVDLAWSPTNDDLAREHNLEIKAGFKRDQRSRTFDSESWYTLRSQSNRFDGALAFLPPDSIFRPRTTTRSPIRGGAPSGSSCRTPS; encoded by the coding sequence ATGCGTCGACTCCTGCTGCTCGCGGCGGCCGGCTGGCTGCTGGCTGCGCCCGCCCCCGCCCTGGCTGACGGCCTGAAGGGCCAGGTGCGCGACCTCGACTCGAAATCGGAGTTGATCGGCGCCGACGTCGTGCTGCTGGGCTCGGACCACCGCACCGCCACCGACATCAAGGGGCGTTTCGAGTTTCCCGACCTGCTGCCCGGCACCTACGAACTGCGCGCCACCTACACGGGTTACAACCCCCGCACCATCACGAACGTGCGGGTGGTGCCGGGTCCGGCGGCCGAGATCATGGTCGAGCTGGAGGGCACCCGCGCCTACGAGACCGACGAGATGGTTGTCAGCGGCACCCGCGTGCTGTCGACCGACAGCGCCCTGATGCTCAGTCGCCAGCAGGCCGGCGTCATCGGCGATGCGATCAGCGCCGCCCAGATCTCGCGCTCGCCGGACGGCAACAGCGGCGATGCGCTCAAGCGCGTGCCCGGCCTGACCGTGAACGACGGCAAGTATGTGTTCGTGCGCGGCATCGGCGACCGCTACAACGTCACCGAGGTCAACGGCGTCCAGATGAGCGGCACCAACGTCGACCGCGACCGCAAGAGCTTCAACTTCGACATGGTGCCGGCCAACCTGCTGTCCAACATCACCGTCATCAAGCAGGCCACGCCCGACCTGCCGGGCGATTTCTCGGGCGGCCTGGTGCGCATCAGCACGCTGGAGTTCCCGGAAGGGCCCACCACCGCGGCCGGCTACACCATCGGCGCCATCAGCGGTGCGACGGGCAGCACGCTGCAGTACGACGCGATCCGGGGCGACACCGACTGGCTGGGCATCGACGACGGCGGCCGCGACTTTCCCGACGCCTTGCGCGACAGCACGGTCACCTACCAGAACCTCTCGCTGCGCAACCCGTACCTGGCCCGGGCGCTGCCCAACCGCTGGACCACCGAGGGGCGCCCTGCCCCGCCGCGCATGTCGTTCAACCTCTCGCACGGCAACAAGGTGCGGCTGCTGGGCGTCGACGTGGGCTTCATGGGCGCCGCGTCGTACGGCGACAAGGCCGACATCGAGGACGAGAACGAGGTCCGCATCGGCGGCAACTCCATCATCGCCGGCGGCACCACGCACCACACGCAGACCACCCTGGGCGGGCTGGCCAACATCTTCCTGCGCTGGGGGCGGCAGCGGATCGGGTTCACGAACCTGTACAACCGCACCACCGACAGCCAGATCACGTTCATGTCGGGCAAGGACCAGAAGACCTTCGAGTGGCGCACGATGTCGTGGCACGAGCGCTACCAGTTCGTCGACAAGATCGACGGCAGCCACCACCTGCCGGGCCCCGGCGGCGGCTTCGAGCTGGACTGGCAGGTCTCCTACGGCGAATCGCACGCCACCGAGCCCGACCGGCGCTACCTCGCCTACAACCTCGACTTCGAGCCGAAGGCCATGGACGAGAACATGCGCACCTGGACCTGGCTGGACGAGACCCGGCGGGGCCACGGCGTGGACCTGGCCTGGTCGCCGACCAACGACGACCTGGCGCGCGAACACAACCTGGAGATCAAGGCCGGTTTCAAGCGCGACCAGCGTTCGCGCACGTTCGATTCGGAGTCGTGGTACACGCTGCGGTCCCAGTCCAACCGGTTCGACGGCGCCCTGGCCTTCCTGCCGCCGGACTCGATCTTCCGTCCGAGAACTACAACGAGGTCTCCGATCCGCGGCGGGGCACCAAGTGGGAGTTCGTGCAGGACACCGTCCTGA
- a CDS encoding ATP-binding protein, translating into MAATLRRQALHYPVVTLTGPRQSGKTTLARQAFPGLAYANLEDPGQREYALHDPREFLGSQAGGLIIDEAQRAPDLFSYIQALVDQDDSPGRFILTGSHDFLLMRSIRQSLAGRAAVLRLLPLSLAELRGRAPIDLEQLGRPLPPASAIPNVRDNTRDTPATPGLLDTLFAGGYPRLHDKGIAPGDWLANYVRTYVERDVAEVLQVSDLEAFGRFLGLCAGRNAQLLNLTSLANDCGITHPTARSWLSVLETSYIVKLLRPHHRNFSKRLVKSAKLYFLDTGLLCYLLRIRSPEELRTHALRGAVFESFVFSELMKNQLNRGLEADLYFWRDSSGKEIDFVIDRGHELVPVEAKSALTISEDALAWLGHWQALAGQDGGPAALVYGGDTCVNRSTAAVYSWNVL; encoded by the coding sequence ATGGCCGCCACGCTGAGGCGGCAGGCCCTCCATTACCCGGTGGTCACCCTTACCGGCCCCCGCCAGTCCGGCAAGACGACGCTCGCCCGCCAGGCCTTTCCCGGCCTGGCGTACGCCAACCTGGAGGATCCCGGTCAACGCGAATACGCGCTCCACGACCCGCGCGAGTTCCTGGGCAGTCAAGCCGGCGGACTGATCATCGACGAGGCACAACGCGCGCCCGACCTGTTCTCTTATATCCAGGCGCTTGTCGACCAGGACGACTCACCGGGGCGCTTCATCCTGACGGGCTCCCACGACTTCCTGCTCATGCGGTCGATCCGGCAGTCACTGGCCGGGCGCGCAGCCGTGCTTCGCCTGCTGCCGCTGTCGCTGGCCGAGTTGCGTGGCCGAGCCCCCATCGATCTGGAGCAGTTGGGCCGCCCCCTGCCGCCTGCGTCAGCTATCCCGAACGTGCGGGACAACACTCGCGACACTCCTGCAACACCGGGTTTGCTGGACACGCTCTTCGCCGGCGGCTACCCGCGGTTGCACGACAAAGGGATCGCACCCGGCGACTGGCTGGCCAACTATGTGCGGACCTATGTCGAGCGCGACGTCGCAGAAGTTCTGCAAGTGAGCGACCTCGAGGCCTTCGGGCGGTTCCTTGGCCTGTGCGCCGGGCGCAATGCGCAACTGCTGAACCTGACGTCGCTGGCCAACGACTGTGGCATCACTCATCCCACCGCCCGCAGCTGGTTGTCAGTGCTGGAAACGAGTTACATCGTCAAGCTGCTGCGCCCGCACCACCGCAACTTCAGCAAGCGCCTGGTCAAGAGTGCGAAACTCTATTTCCTGGACACCGGGCTGTTGTGTTACCTCCTGCGCATCCGCTCGCCCGAAGAACTTCGCACACACGCGTTGCGCGGCGCTGTCTTCGAGAGCTTCGTATTCTCGGAGTTGATGAAGAACCAGTTGAACCGCGGGCTTGAGGCGGACCTGTATTTCTGGCGCGATTCGTCCGGCAAGGAGATTGATTTCGTCATCGACCGCGGGCATGAACTGGTCCCCGTGGAGGCGAAGTCGGCGCTCACGATCTCCGAGGACGCGCTGGCCTGGCTCGGCCACTGGCAGGCCCTGGCCGGGCAGGACGGCGGGCCAGCCGCGCTGGTCTATGGCGGCGACACCTGCGTGAACAGATCGACAGCAGCCGTGTATTCATGGAATGTGCTGTAA